A window of Tautonia plasticadhaerens contains these coding sequences:
- the dpdH gene encoding protein DpdH translates to MPFRRFVCWQPAWVEQVMDTEALQPADHVFAATHHPVKMSRSTLTALYGGDRPDRAAQAAYPEEQLLRDFLAPKEFAFVPVLGEAGTGKSHLIRWLASNVPRAANRHVLLIPKVDTNLRDVLDRILRLPGTDGPRFDDYRSRLFRATSELRTEREAREKLLNNLAVACGPNGPHQMRNLDEVQEYLVHNLPNLLYDPFFRDELLRDGGIIHHLVQHTIGNVGRVERLEEKRGFKEEDLPLRASDIQRASQKAADFYSSLIAERMLQIRTVSWLNAHLSTAIAELLELRGDALLRLMLEVREALAANDTELILLVEDFAKLQGIDMQLLEAIIAKPRQEGRGRLCVMRTALACTTGYFRSLFQTVQTRVDFCVALDVQTQDGTNGVTPGDIEQFVARYLNASRLGDEQLARWHDAAKERRASDGDTPPIACEACEHREECHQAFGTSAQVGLYPFTTEALSRMLERASPEGFNPRLLLKDVLRRVLVAYEEDLREGRFPSPPLLEHFKGPRLSAPVKEALLRRDPNPATRDRRMALVDLWTDGERVADLDPGIHEAFDLPPLGDGSVAPPEPERPVRPGPRPPQPDPEPREVALPARLDEQLRLLNEWQNGGRLSQNLVNELRDLVFEAVQAHIDWDSELLVRSSISQKSGMKPFKRVSVNFHRMGTAQGQAAVLLVLPTDGRSFTDTAISLQALLLFRHHGNWRFEFDHQPGSYYFRWYAQELGHWSDHVLGQLRKPRRSGEPWDPVPAAAEVLAITARMAGRPPASKTALEDHLGALFTPVDGIEFEHRTPAWRELFRTLRDQQQALIDIVLSRIACTKGGFPRVQVIDASRLVDPMRSVRRDWTPHEGVPDDLWDAYSAVRKAREKIDALLPRAIEEERTRYLDWSDRVTDEVGADSSRSDLIQAVQETMRVARDEGVFGGVGRERYEAAVEAFRRVRFDQCLEAMERLRAGSEPSACFVELSRDYHDLMASTDAFIEQTKQFLNGSLQRVESEIAQLEGAGELQATQQEIEQQFTRIEALLGDVAGGMA, encoded by the coding sequence ATGCCGTTTAGGAGGTTTGTCTGCTGGCAGCCGGCCTGGGTCGAGCAGGTGATGGACACGGAGGCGCTCCAACCGGCCGACCACGTCTTCGCCGCCACCCACCATCCGGTGAAGATGTCCCGCTCGACACTGACGGCGCTCTACGGCGGCGACCGGCCCGACCGAGCGGCCCAGGCGGCCTACCCCGAGGAACAGCTCCTGCGGGATTTCCTCGCACCGAAGGAGTTCGCGTTCGTCCCGGTCCTCGGCGAGGCGGGGACCGGGAAGTCTCACCTCATCCGCTGGCTCGCGTCGAACGTGCCGCGGGCCGCGAACCGCCACGTGCTCCTGATCCCGAAGGTCGATACGAACCTGAGGGACGTGCTCGACCGGATCCTCCGCCTCCCCGGCACGGATGGGCCCCGCTTCGACGACTACAGGTCGCGGCTCTTCCGCGCGACGAGCGAGCTTCGCACGGAGCGGGAGGCGCGTGAGAAGCTGCTCAACAACCTCGCGGTCGCCTGCGGGCCGAACGGCCCGCACCAGATGCGGAACCTGGACGAGGTTCAGGAGTATCTCGTCCACAACCTGCCGAACCTCCTCTACGACCCCTTCTTCCGCGACGAACTGCTCCGGGACGGCGGGATCATCCACCACCTCGTCCAGCACACGATCGGGAACGTGGGCCGGGTCGAGCGCCTCGAGGAGAAGCGCGGCTTCAAGGAGGAGGATCTGCCGCTAAGGGCGAGCGATATCCAGCGGGCGAGCCAGAAGGCGGCCGATTTCTACAGCAGCCTGATCGCCGAGCGGATGCTCCAGATAAGGACCGTGAGCTGGCTCAACGCCCATCTCAGCACGGCGATCGCGGAGCTCCTCGAGCTGAGAGGCGACGCGCTGCTCAGGCTCATGCTCGAGGTGCGCGAGGCGCTCGCCGCGAACGACACCGAGCTCATCCTGCTCGTCGAGGACTTCGCGAAGCTGCAGGGCATCGACATGCAGCTCCTCGAGGCGATCATTGCGAAGCCACGCCAGGAGGGCCGGGGCCGGCTCTGCGTGATGCGGACCGCGCTCGCCTGCACGACGGGATACTTCCGGAGCCTCTTCCAAACCGTCCAGACCCGCGTCGACTTCTGCGTCGCGCTCGACGTCCAGACTCAGGACGGAACGAACGGCGTGACGCCGGGCGACATCGAGCAGTTCGTGGCTCGGTACCTGAACGCCTCCCGGCTCGGGGATGAGCAGCTCGCGCGGTGGCACGACGCCGCGAAGGAACGAAGAGCCTCGGACGGCGACACGCCGCCGATTGCTTGCGAAGCCTGCGAGCACCGCGAGGAGTGTCACCAGGCGTTCGGCACCTCGGCCCAAGTGGGGCTCTATCCGTTCACCACCGAGGCGCTCTCTCGCATGCTCGAGCGGGCGAGCCCGGAGGGCTTCAACCCGAGGCTGCTCCTCAAGGACGTCCTCCGCCGGGTCCTCGTCGCCTACGAGGAGGATCTGCGCGAGGGGCGGTTCCCGTCGCCGCCGCTGCTCGAGCACTTCAAGGGGCCGAGGCTCTCCGCCCCGGTGAAGGAGGCGCTCCTGCGGCGCGACCCGAACCCTGCGACCCGAGATCGACGCATGGCGCTCGTCGACCTCTGGACGGACGGCGAGCGGGTCGCCGACCTCGACCCGGGCATCCACGAGGCGTTCGATCTCCCGCCGCTCGGGGACGGTTCGGTCGCTCCCCCGGAACCGGAGCGGCCGGTCCGGCCGGGGCCTCGTCCGCCGCAGCCGGACCCTGAGCCGCGGGAGGTGGCTCTCCCGGCGCGGCTTGACGAGCAGCTCAGGCTGCTCAACGAGTGGCAGAACGGGGGCCGGCTCTCGCAGAACCTGGTCAATGAACTTCGGGACCTCGTCTTCGAGGCCGTCCAGGCGCACATCGACTGGGACTCGGAGTTGCTGGTCCGGAGCTCGATCTCCCAGAAGAGCGGCATGAAGCCGTTCAAGCGGGTGAGCGTCAACTTCCACCGCATGGGGACGGCCCAGGGGCAGGCCGCGGTGCTGCTCGTCCTCCCCACCGACGGCCGCTCCTTCACCGACACGGCCATCTCGCTCCAGGCGCTCCTCCTGTTCCGCCACCACGGCAATTGGCGCTTCGAGTTCGACCACCAACCGGGGAGCTACTACTTCCGCTGGTACGCACAAGAGCTCGGCCATTGGTCTGACCACGTCCTCGGGCAGCTGCGGAAGCCGCGGAGATCCGGAGAGCCCTGGGACCCGGTGCCCGCCGCGGCGGAGGTGCTCGCCATCACGGCGCGGATGGCAGGGAGGCCGCCCGCGAGCAAGACGGCGCTGGAGGACCACCTCGGCGCGCTCTTCACCCCGGTTGACGGGATCGAATTCGAACACCGCACCCCCGCCTGGCGCGAGCTCTTTCGCACGCTCCGCGACCAGCAGCAGGCCCTCATCGACATCGTCCTGTCCCGGATCGCCTGCACGAAGGGGGGCTTCCCGCGGGTCCAGGTGATCGACGCGTCCCGGCTGGTCGATCCGATGCGATCGGTCCGGAGGGACTGGACTCCACACGAAGGGGTTCCGGACGACCTCTGGGACGCCTATTCCGCGGTCCGCAAGGCCAGGGAGAAGATCGATGCGCTCCTCCCGCGGGCGATCGAGGAGGAACGCACGCGATACCTCGATTGGTCCGATCGCGTCACCGACGAGGTCGGGGCCGATAGCTCTCGCTCCGACCTCATCCAAGCCGTCCAGGAGACGATGCGGGTGGCCCGAGACGAGGGCGTTTTCGGTGGCGTCGGCCGCGAGCGGTACGAGGCCGCGGTCGAGGCGTTCCGCAGAGTTCGATTCGACCAATGCCTCGAGGCGATGGAGCGGCTCCGAGCCGGCTCCGAGCCGTCCGCATGCTTCGTCGAACTCAGTCGAGACTACCATGACCTGATGGCCTCGACCGACGCGTTCATCGAGCAGACGAAGCAGTTCCTGAACGGCTCGCTCCAGCGTGTCGAATCCGAGATCGCCCAGCTCGAAGGCGCGGGCGAGCTCCAGGCCACCCAGCAAGAGATCGAGCAGCAGTTCACGCGAATCGAGGCGCTGCTGGGCGACGTCGCGGGAGGGATGGCATGA
- the dpdG gene encoding protein DpdG, giving the protein MSVLAQPYAVPSRVIGVYRFLRKARGHRESIESLCKLLAPESLSRRSDRSAGGDDEGGGRDMVREAINECLGAGLLLRGEEDTVELSPDLQLDGSASTQTKGNLPLILADLFFAPENPANHDLGCAISWYLAQDAYDPPSNWPSVEGALQQQIGGERLRITNNARYGNFEDWACFLGFAWTHSVGDKSILTPDPTAQLRLRLPALFAGNRGIRRSFPEVMTLLAKLCPAFEGGLLRAEVERYVPPRAPQELSTTTAHAWLRLRDEGEVELTRESDANHLILPDGDRSVPVSHVTWTPVAQQGAFDAV; this is encoded by the coding sequence ATGAGCGTCCTGGCCCAGCCATACGCCGTCCCGAGTCGCGTCATCGGGGTCTATCGGTTCCTGCGGAAGGCCCGCGGCCACCGAGAATCGATCGAATCGCTCTGCAAGCTCCTCGCCCCCGAGTCGCTCTCCCGCCGCTCCGATCGTTCGGCGGGCGGCGACGACGAGGGGGGTGGGAGAGACATGGTGCGCGAGGCGATCAACGAGTGCCTCGGAGCGGGCCTCCTCCTCCGCGGCGAGGAAGACACGGTCGAGCTGAGCCCGGACCTGCAACTGGACGGTTCGGCCTCGACACAGACGAAAGGCAACCTCCCGCTCATCCTCGCGGACCTCTTCTTCGCCCCGGAGAACCCGGCGAACCATGATCTGGGGTGTGCCATCTCCTGGTACCTCGCCCAGGACGCGTACGATCCACCGAGCAACTGGCCGTCGGTCGAGGGTGCACTCCAGCAGCAGATCGGCGGCGAGCGGCTCCGGATCACGAACAACGCCCGCTACGGCAACTTCGAGGATTGGGCGTGCTTCCTCGGCTTCGCGTGGACACACTCCGTCGGCGACAAAAGCATCCTGACCCCCGATCCCACCGCGCAGCTTCGGCTCCGCCTGCCCGCACTTTTCGCGGGGAACCGGGGGATCCGGCGGTCGTTTCCCGAGGTGATGACGCTGCTCGCGAAGCTCTGCCCCGCCTTCGAGGGGGGCTTGCTCAGGGCCGAGGTCGAGCGCTACGTCCCGCCGCGTGCCCCGCAAGAGCTCTCCACGACGACCGCCCACGCCTGGCTCCGGCTCCGGGACGAGGGCGAGGTCGAGCTCACCCGGGAGTCGGACGCGAACCACCTGATCCTCCCGGACGGCGACCGGAGCGTACCGGTCTCGCACGTGACCTGGACTCCAGTCGCCCAGCAAGGAGCTTTTGATGCCGTTTAG